AGCCCCCTCAAGGGACCGGTCCCCACCCTTACCATTTCATCCTTTATGCTTTAGATGTGGAAAGGGTGGAGCTTCCGGAAAGACCTTCCTTTGCGGAGATAGAGCGTTATCTTAAGGACCATATCCTGGCCAAGGCCTCCTTTACGGCTTATTATGAGAGGTAGAGGAGGAAAGGATGACCAAGGTTCCCAATCCCGGTGAACGCCGCCACCGGATCGTAGCCCGCAAGCCGGTAACGGTACTGGTGCGGGAAAAGATCGTCTGTCCCTATTGTGGCAACCAGGAGGAGTTCTACGAGGTAGCCGAAAATGCCCTCATGGTGGTCCACTATCTTCAAAACGAGGATGGCACCTTCGTCCCCTTGGACGAGAGCATGGAGGCCGGGGCGGTGAAGTTTTTCTGCGGCCGGTGTCAAGCGGATCTTTCTCACCTCCGCGACCGGCTTTGATGCGCCCTCCCTGGGTTATCCTTTCTAACCGGGCCCTGAGGGCCCGCTTTCAGGATCTTGAGGCCGGGGATCTCCTTCTGGTCCCCCTGAGTCTCAAACGGGGAGAAGAAGGGCTCTTCCTGGACCTGGCCGCCCGCGGAGTGGAAGCCTTTCCCTCGCTCCTTTCCCAGGCGCTCTCCCGCTCCAAGTGTCTCCAGGCCGCAGTCCTTAAAGAATTCATGCCTCCGCATACGCTGGTGGTTTACGACCGTCACGATCTCTTGCGGGCCGTGGCCCTTTACGAAAGGCTCGGGATAGAGGAGGTGGTCACCAAGGAGGACCGGGCCAACTGCGGACTGGGAATCCACCTCTGGTCCCGGGTGGAGGAGGTTTACAACCATGCCGGAGGCGGGCCTCTGGCCTATCCCTTCGTGCTGCAGCCCCGTTTCCGAAAGTTGCGGGACATTCGAGTAATCCTTCTGGGAGACTACGAGGAGGCCTACCTTCGGGAAAATCCTTACGGTTTCCGTAATAATCTCTATTTCGGGGCCGAAGCCCGGCCCTACGAACTCTCAGAGGCCGAAAGGGACTTTTGCCTTCGGGCCCTGGCCCGGGGCCGCTTCCCTTACGCTCACCTGGACCTGATCTATACGGAGACCGGGGGTCCCTACCTTTCGGAAATCAATCTGCGCGGAGGCCTCAAAGGGGCCCGGGTGGACCGCAAAACTTACGAGAAAAAACTTTCAGCCCTCAGAGAGGCCTTTTTAAAGGATTGGCTCTCCCATCACCCCGAAGCCCAACTCATCGAGTAAGAGGCTTGAGGGGTAAGGCCAGAAGGTAGGTCTCTCCCT
This portion of the Thermosulfurimonas marina genome encodes:
- a CDS encoding ATP-grasp domain-containing protein is translated as MRPPWVILSNRALRARFQDLEAGDLLLVPLSLKRGEEGLFLDLAARGVEAFPSLLSQALSRSKCLQAAVLKEFMPPHTLVVYDRHDLLRAVALYERLGIEEVVTKEDRANCGLGIHLWSRVEEVYNHAGGGPLAYPFVLQPRFRKLRDIRVILLGDYEEAYLRENPYGFRNNLYFGAEARPYELSEAERDFCLRALARGRFPYAHLDLIYTETGGPYLSEINLRGGLKGARVDRKTYEKKLSALREAFLKDWLSHHPEAQLIE